The following proteins come from a genomic window of Canis aureus isolate CA01 chromosome 3, VMU_Caureus_v.1.0, whole genome shotgun sequence:
- the LOC144305763 gene encoding putative olfactory receptor 10D4: MKNHTPVTEFLLMGIPYTKGLENMLFVLFLAFYFLTLLGNLLILLAILTSSNLHTPMYFFLGNLSVFDIFFPSVSSPKMMLSLVGQSRTISYPGCACQLFFYHFLGCTECFLYTVMAYDRFAAICHPLQYTVIMNRRVCTIMTLGTWVGSCLHAAVLTFLIFHLPFCGPNEVDNFFCDIPVVLPLACADTSLAQTVSFTNVGIVALICFLLILTSYIRIVVSVLKISSSEGRRRAFSTCSAHLTSILLFYGPVVLIYLRPASSPWLDSVVQVLNNIVTPSLNPLIYTLRNKDVKLALRKALIQGVHTCGV, from the coding sequence ATGAAGAATCACACTCCTGTAACTGAGTTCCTCCTGATGGGAATCCCTTACACAAAAGGGCTGGAAAACATGCTCTTCGTCTTATTTCTGGCCTTCTACTTTCTCACTCTTCTGGGGAACCTGCTCATTCTTCTGGCCATCCTCACTTCCTCCAACCTGCACACCCCCATGTATTTCTTCCTGGGAAACCTGTCTGTGTTCgatatatttttcccttcagTGAGCTCCCCCAAAATGATGCTCTCCCTAGTGGGGCAAAGCCGGACCATCTCTTACCCGGGCTGTGCCTGTCAGCTCTTCTTTTACCACTTCCTGGGCTGCACTGAGTGTTTCCTGTACACcgtgatggcctatgaccgctttGCGGCCATCTGTCACCCTCTGCAGTACACAGTCATCATGAATCGCAGAGTGTGCACCATCATGACGctaggcacctgggtggggaGCTGTCTGCATGCAGCTGTACTCACATTCCTCATCTTTCACTTACCCTTCTGCGGCCCCAATGAGGTGGACAATTTCTTCTGTGATATCCCAGTGGTGTTACCCCTGGCCTGTGCAGACACCTCTCTAGCTCAGACAGTGAGTTTTACCAATGTAGGTATTGTTGCactcatctgttttcttcttatcCTCACTTCTTATATTCGCATTGTTGTCTCTGTATTGAAAATTAGCTCCTCAGAAGGCCGGCGAAGAGCTTTTTCAACCTGCAGTGCCCACCTGACTTCCATCCTGCTCTTCTATGGACCGGTGGTCCTCATTTATCTCcggcctgcctccagcccctggtTGGATTCTGTGGTTCAGGTGTTGAATAATATTGTCACCCCTTCCCTGAATCCTTTGATATACACCTTGAGAAACAAGGATGTGAAGTTGGCTCTGAGGAAAGCACTGATCCAAGGAGTACATACTTGTGGGGTGTAA